In Paenibacillus sp. G2S3, a single window of DNA contains:
- the rfbA gene encoding glucose-1-phosphate thymidylyltransferase RfbA produces MKGIILAGGSGTRLYPLTKGVSKQILPIYDKPMIYYPLSVLMLAGIREILFISTPRDLPVFKELFGDGSQLGMSFSYQIQSEPRGLAEAFILGKDFIGTDSVSLVLGDNIFYGQRFSEILKRGYTLQEGALIFGYYVKNPVDFGVVEFDGNNQVLSIEEKPNNPKSNYAIPGLYFYDNDVVDIARTIQPSARGELEITAINEVYLNMNKLKVELFGRGMAWLDTGTHQGLLEASNYVEAVQKRQGLYIACIEEIAYRMGYINATDLQELAKPLLKTEYGLYLIDIANSL; encoded by the coding sequence TTGAAAGGAATTATATTAGCTGGTGGATCGGGGACGCGATTATACCCCTTAACAAAAGGAGTTTCTAAACAAATACTTCCTATTTACGACAAACCAATGATTTACTATCCCCTGTCTGTACTAATGCTTGCAGGGATTAGAGAAATACTTTTCATTTCAACACCACGTGACTTACCCGTATTTAAAGAGCTATTTGGAGATGGGAGTCAATTGGGGATGAGTTTCTCCTATCAAATTCAGTCTGAACCAAGGGGGCTTGCTGAAGCATTTATACTAGGCAAAGATTTCATAGGAACTGATAGTGTCTCGCTAGTCTTAGGAGATAATATTTTCTATGGTCAACGGTTCAGTGAAATATTGAAAAGAGGCTATACCTTGCAAGAGGGTGCATTGATATTTGGCTATTATGTCAAAAATCCTGTTGATTTTGGGGTAGTTGAATTTGATGGGAATAATCAAGTTTTATCTATCGAGGAAAAGCCGAACAATCCAAAATCCAATTACGCGATTCCAGGATTATATTTTTATGATAATGATGTCGTGGATATTGCTCGAACGATTCAACCTTCAGCTAGAGGCGAATTGGAGATAACTGCGATTAACGAAGTTTATTTAAATATGAATAAATTAAAAGTTGAACTTTTTGGTAGAGGTATGGCATGGCTAGATACAGGAACTCATCAGGGATTACTGGAGGCTAGTAATTATGTGGAAGCCGTTCAAAAAAGGCAGGGGCTTTATATAGCTTGTATTGAGGAAATCGCATATCGAATGGGGTATATTAATGCTACTGATTTACAAGAACTTGCAAAGCCGTTGCTTAAAACTGAATACGGTCTTTATTTAATAGATATAGCCAATAGCTTGTAA
- a CDS encoding O-antigen ligase family protein, translated as MSKPVYGKNAAQSRNVDKIASPIWALVIAFILFLCWAPFQVGLFNGQQLDFEKPIYVSSLVSGLLLLVCVGLYYKKFKLDEQRDLVASASILLPLTYALSLFVAVSHYMAMNMLFIQSMYVAVFIIAFYLLKQKQVNVVIQNAILAIAYFIVGFGLLNWLGSNKLAGALVGWFSNTVRNNIYLDAVMTDSNGLRLTSIFQYANTYAAFLMAFLFVAIFALIRSKKWYGTVTHSFMLVPIIVSILLTLSRGGLVLLPVVFILLLLFLKPTQQILWILHLGVAGIASLLITTPVTNLGLELNTNFTSSGALKGWGYLLGASIAVAAVSWVIQRFFAPWLEEKLSNWSSRKLTGLWIPLGSVALVGIVAFLLIGTSAKNILPTNMATRLENINFQQHSVLERITFYKDAMKVVKDYPILGAGGGGWSSLYEHYQNNPYTSRQVHNFFLQYLIEVGILGFIVFMGFILYIFYKYIRGYVKRDKNDFENGFFYLIIALSILVHSLLDFNMSYAFMGILVFLGLAGMAVVMDSKQLRKSWNKTGLRLGYSAVLTVGTIFLLFLSINYIGSSNAAIKGKNLIGVSNSYEEIKKPLTEALKTRPGHPESVLYLSSLDQQVFSQNQDEQFLNEAYNVLTRALKDEPYNKNILAQLVSYYDLKGQNDLAYGVYRNNADKFNWDIEWYDTLISRSLTLGQQALVQKDEAKKQEYFNAALEAYEHVLAGIEHLKTLPPEQLQGRPFSVTPTIALNIAKIQQISGQAEAATATLKLGFNESYADIISSGTLWDMNWYDALISRSYELAEQARAGQDDAGKLLNLKIGLQAYNQVAGDHETLTPSIALNAGRIQLMSGQLQNAIKTLKLGLIDDYTNATNREIARWYLAALKKSNNEDQAIYDKLIAADPAEAAQVETIANSKF; from the coding sequence GTGTCGAAACCAGTATACGGTAAAAACGCTGCTCAGTCGAGAAATGTTGATAAGATAGCAAGTCCGATATGGGCATTGGTTATTGCTTTCATTTTATTTTTGTGTTGGGCCCCATTTCAAGTGGGATTATTTAACGGACAGCAGTTAGACTTCGAGAAGCCTATATATGTGTCATCACTAGTAAGTGGACTTTTGCTGCTAGTCTGTGTTGGCTTATACTACAAAAAATTCAAACTAGATGAACAGAGGGACTTAGTGGCTTCAGCTTCAATATTACTGCCTCTGACTTATGCTCTATCATTGTTTGTCGCAGTTTCGCATTATATGGCGATGAATATGTTGTTTATTCAGAGCATGTATGTTGCAGTCTTCATTATAGCCTTTTATCTCTTGAAGCAAAAGCAAGTAAATGTTGTCATTCAAAATGCCATTCTAGCAATTGCTTATTTCATAGTAGGGTTTGGACTACTAAATTGGTTGGGGAGTAACAAACTAGCGGGAGCTCTAGTGGGTTGGTTCTCAAACACCGTAAGAAATAATATCTACTTAGATGCAGTAATGACGGACTCTAACGGACTTCGTCTGACTTCGATCTTTCAATATGCAAATACCTACGCAGCGTTCCTAATGGCTTTTCTATTTGTAGCTATATTTGCTCTTATTCGCTCTAAAAAATGGTATGGAACGGTCACACATAGCTTTATGTTAGTTCCCATCATTGTATCAATCTTATTAACATTATCTCGTGGTGGTCTTGTATTGCTACCTGTCGTATTTATATTGCTGTTGCTATTTCTGAAACCTACACAGCAAATTCTCTGGATTCTTCATCTTGGTGTCGCTGGTATTGCTTCGTTGCTCATTACGACTCCAGTGACTAACCTAGGTTTAGAGTTAAATACGAACTTCACTTCTTCCGGCGCCTTAAAAGGCTGGGGATACCTGCTTGGAGCTTCAATAGCTGTAGCTGCGGTATCTTGGGTGATTCAGCGTTTTTTCGCCCCTTGGCTGGAAGAGAAGCTCAGTAATTGGTCTTCACGTAAACTAACAGGTTTATGGATTCCGCTTGGTTCTGTTGCTCTCGTCGGAATTGTAGCTTTCCTCCTGATAGGTACAAGTGCAAAAAATATCTTACCTACTAATATGGCAACTCGTCTTGAGAACATCAATTTCCAGCAACATAGTGTTCTTGAACGGATTACTTTTTATAAAGATGCGATGAAGGTAGTTAAGGACTACCCGATTCTTGGTGCTGGTGGTGGAGGATGGTCCTCACTATACGAGCATTATCAGAACAACCCTTACACTAGCCGGCAAGTGCACAACTTCTTTTTACAATACTTGATCGAGGTTGGAATCCTTGGTTTCATCGTATTTATGGGGTTCATTTTGTATATTTTCTATAAGTACATTCGTGGGTATGTGAAACGCGATAAAAATGATTTTGAGAATGGTTTCTTTTATCTAATCATTGCATTATCCATTCTTGTGCATAGTCTACTTGATTTCAATATGAGTTATGCCTTTATGGGAATACTCGTTTTCCTTGGACTGGCGGGCATGGCAGTTGTAATGGATAGCAAACAGCTACGTAAAAGTTGGAATAAAACTGGTTTGCGGCTTGGATATTCCGCTGTTCTCACGGTAGGCACTATATTCTTGCTATTCCTCTCGATTAACTATATCGGTTCCAGTAATGCTGCCATAAAGGGTAAAAATTTAATCGGGGTTAGTAATTCTTACGAGGAAATTAAGAAACCATTAACTGAGGCTTTAAAAACACGTCCAGGTCATCCAGAATCAGTCTTGTACCTATCCTCTTTAGATCAACAGGTTTTTAGTCAGAACCAAGATGAGCAATTTCTAAATGAGGCTTATAACGTACTGACTCGCGCACTAAAAGATGAGCCATACAATAAAAATATTCTAGCTCAATTAGTAAGCTATTATGACTTAAAAGGCCAAAATGATCTTGCTTACGGTGTTTACCGTAACAATGCTGATAAGTTCAACTGGGATATAGAGTGGTACGATACTCTAATTAGTCGTTCTCTCACGTTAGGACAACAAGCTCTTGTCCAAAAAGATGAAGCTAAGAAACAGGAATATTTCAATGCAGCACTTGAAGCCTATGAGCACGTTCTTGCTGGTATAGAGCACCTAAAGACGCTTCCACCTGAGCAATTGCAAGGACGTCCGTTCTCGGTAACACCAACGATTGCATTAAACATCGCCAAAATTCAGCAGATTTCTGGACAAGCAGAAGCTGCCACTGCAACCTTGAAGCTTGGCTTTAATGAAAGTTACGCAGATATCATTAGCAGTGGAACGCTGTGGGATATGAACTGGTATGATGCGCTCATCAGCCGTTCTTACGAACTGGCAGAACAAGCTCGTGCCGGGCAAGATGATGCAGGTAAATTGCTTAATCTCAAGATTGGACTCCAGGCTTACAACCAAGTTGCTGGTGATCATGAAACCCTTACACCAAGTATTGCTCTAAATGCGGGTAGAATTCAGTTAATGTCCGGGCAGTTACAAAATGCTATTAAGACCTTAAAGCTTGGTCTTATCGACGATTATACGAATGCAACGAATCGTGAAATAGCCCGTTGGTACCTTGCTGCATTGAAAAAATCAAACAATGAGGATCAAGCGATCTATGATAAGCTGATTGCAGCAGATCCTGCGGAAGCAGCACAGGTCGAGACAATCGCAAATTCAAAGTTTTAA
- the galU gene encoding UTP--glucose-1-phosphate uridylyltransferase GalU yields MKIRKAIIPAAGLGTRFLPATKAMPKEMLPIVDKPTIQYIVEEAVASGIEDIIIVTGKGKRAIEDHFDNSFELEFNLAEKQKWELLESVRKSSEMADIHYIRQKEPRGLGHAIWCARKFIGNEPFAVLLGDDIVESEKPCLKQMMEVYEQYKSSIVGVQPVPWEEVSRYGLVDGTELAERVYKANRLVEKPKREDAPSNLAILGRYILTPRIFDMLGEQQVGVGGEIQLTDAISRLSEVERIIAYDFEGKRHDVGEKMGFIQTTIHYALQHEELKDDLLRYMKELVDCEVAKAGL; encoded by the coding sequence ATGAAGATCCGTAAAGCCATTATCCCCGCTGCAGGTCTTGGTACCCGTTTTTTGCCTGCAACCAAAGCAATGCCTAAAGAAATGTTACCGATAGTAGATAAACCGACGATCCAATATATTGTCGAAGAAGCAGTTGCTTCAGGAATTGAGGATATTATTATCGTGACAGGGAAAGGGAAACGTGCGATTGAAGACCATTTCGACAACTCTTTTGAACTGGAGTTTAACTTAGCAGAAAAGCAGAAGTGGGAACTTCTTGAATCCGTTCGCAAATCCTCCGAAATGGCTGATATCCATTACATTCGCCAAAAAGAACCAAGAGGTCTCGGTCACGCGATTTGGTGTGCGCGTAAATTCATTGGAAATGAGCCGTTTGCAGTTCTGCTGGGTGATGATATTGTCGAGTCGGAGAAACCTTGTCTCAAACAGATGATGGAAGTATATGAGCAGTATAAATCCTCCATCGTGGGCGTCCAACCTGTGCCTTGGGAAGAAGTTTCCCGCTATGGATTAGTGGATGGGACTGAATTAGCTGAACGGGTCTATAAGGCCAATCGCCTTGTAGAGAAGCCGAAGAGAGAAGATGCTCCTTCTAATCTAGCGATTCTGGGACGATATATCTTAACTCCACGTATCTTCGATATGCTTGGCGAGCAGCAGGTGGGTGTAGGTGGAGAGATTCAGCTTACGGATGCCATCTCCCGCTTAAGTGAAGTGGAGCGGATTATTGCTTATGACTTTGAAGGCAAACGTCATGACGTTGGTGAGAAGATGGGCTTCATCCAGACTACTATACATTATGCACTTCAACATGAAGAGCTTAAAGATGATTTACTTCGTTATATGAAAGAGCTTGTAGATTGTGAAGTTGCTAAGGCAGGTTTATAA
- a CDS encoding U32 family peptidase, with translation MKEQQIRREDVELLAPAGDWDCMRAAVANGADAIFFGVEKFNARARANNFRMDELTEIMAFLHSYGVKGFLTFNILVFENELSDAKELIDACVDAGVDAVIVQDLGLVKMIREISPDFPIHGSTQMTITSPEAVEFTKPFSLERVVLGRENNLKQIKTIGEQARLPMEVFVHGALCVSYSGQCLTSEMWGGRSANRGECAQACRLPYDLMVDGEVKPMGDVTYLLSPKDLAAIDLMPELIEAGVTSFKIEGRLKSPEYVANVVSKYRKAIDRYFDGDMSKPSKEEVRELQQSFSRGFTHGFLDGTNNKKLVDGTFPKSRGVYLGTVEQILRDGVVCRIHAPLKRGDGIVFDAGDPTKKEEGGRVYDLRRKGVKLEGEAGEGWIIDIVAGRNDVDLRRLNVGDRIWKTNDPALDKALRQTYETEKPYRVFPVHVRVQGCVGEKLTTWWTDVQKNVTVRVDSELALETAQKRPMDAALLEEQFGRLGGTVFQLDALESHLQGDVIVPMRELNSIRRQAVELLAGERPKPPVYVKRAIEVYGDATRRGVAPQRAGEAELTALCRSLPQVQAALEAGVRNIYADFEFIKQFPAAVDAVRAAGASIALATPRIHMPGENGYHANILRLQPDAVLVRNTGALYYYLRRRQEQPDAVHPRLIGDFSLNIANHKAVDLFLEAGCDMVTPSYDLNIQQMVDLLEHSDTSRMEIVIHQHLPMFHTEHCVYCTFMSEGTDFTNCGRPCEEHRASLQDRIGMSHPVRVDEGCRNTVYNAVEQSGAEYLNNFRDLGVSSYRVEFLEETPEQVAEVISLYSRALRGEISGTQVWKSLKATNQLGVTRGQLVNAK, from the coding sequence ATGAAAGAGCAACAAATACGCAGAGAAGACGTGGAGCTATTGGCACCTGCAGGTGACTGGGACTGCATGCGTGCGGCGGTAGCGAACGGAGCAGATGCTATCTTTTTTGGCGTAGAGAAGTTTAATGCACGGGCGAGAGCGAACAACTTTCGCATGGACGAGCTGACGGAAATTATGGCGTTTTTGCATAGCTATGGTGTGAAGGGTTTCCTGACCTTTAATATACTGGTTTTTGAAAATGAATTGTCTGATGCAAAAGAACTGATTGACGCTTGTGTAGATGCTGGTGTGGACGCGGTGATTGTACAGGATTTAGGTTTGGTCAAAATGATCCGTGAAATCTCACCGGATTTCCCGATTCATGGTTCGACACAAATGACGATCACTTCTCCGGAGGCGGTCGAGTTCACTAAGCCTTTCAGTTTGGAACGTGTGGTACTGGGCCGTGAGAACAATCTGAAGCAAATTAAGACAATTGGGGAGCAAGCCCGTCTGCCGATGGAAGTATTCGTGCACGGTGCCTTATGTGTCTCTTATTCGGGTCAATGTCTGACTTCGGAAATGTGGGGCGGACGTTCCGCCAACCGCGGAGAATGCGCTCAAGCTTGCCGTCTGCCTTATGATCTGATGGTGGATGGAGAAGTTAAACCTATGGGTGATGTGACTTATTTGCTCTCCCCTAAGGATTTGGCTGCCATTGATCTTATGCCGGAGCTGATTGAGGCGGGCGTAACTTCTTTCAAAATCGAAGGGCGCCTCAAGAGCCCGGAATACGTTGCGAATGTAGTTAGTAAGTATCGTAAGGCAATTGATCGGTATTTTGATGGCGATATGTCCAAACCATCGAAGGAAGAAGTTCGTGAACTGCAACAAAGCTTCTCCCGCGGTTTCACGCATGGTTTCCTAGATGGAACGAACAATAAAAAGCTCGTAGACGGCACTTTCCCGAAAAGCCGTGGTGTATATCTCGGAACGGTTGAACAAATTCTTCGTGATGGCGTTGTCTGCCGTATTCATGCACCGCTTAAGCGGGGCGATGGAATCGTGTTTGATGCAGGCGATCCGACGAAAAAAGAAGAAGGCGGACGCGTTTACGACCTTCGTCGTAAAGGTGTGAAGCTCGAAGGTGAAGCCGGAGAAGGCTGGATCATCGACATCGTAGCCGGTCGTAATGATGTGGATCTGCGTCGTCTAAATGTCGGTGACCGCATTTGGAAGACAAATGACCCTGCGTTAGACAAGGCGCTGCGCCAGACTTATGAAACCGAGAAGCCGTACCGGGTATTCCCGGTACATGTGCGAGTGCAGGGCTGCGTCGGCGAGAAGCTGACCACCTGGTGGACGGACGTTCAGAAGAACGTTACCGTCCGTGTGGACTCGGAGCTCGCGCTGGAAACAGCGCAAAAGCGTCCGATGGATGCCGCGCTGCTGGAAGAACAATTCGGCCGCCTGGGCGGGACCGTGTTCCAGCTTGACGCGCTAGAGTCGCATCTGCAAGGCGACGTGATCGTCCCTATGCGCGAGCTGAACAGCATCCGCCGCCAAGCGGTGGAGCTGCTTGCGGGCGAGCGCCCGAAACCGCCCGTGTACGTGAAACGGGCGATCGAGGTCTACGGCGACGCTACCCGCAGGGGCGTCGCTCCGCAGCGCGCTGGTGAAGCGGAGCTCACCGCGCTGTGCCGCAGCCTGCCGCAGGTGCAGGCTGCGCTCGAGGCCGGCGTGAGAAACATCTACGCCGACTTCGAGTTTATCAAGCAGTTCCCGGCAGCGGTAGATGCGGTACGGGCTGCAGGGGCCAGCATCGCGCTGGCCACACCACGCATTCATATGCCAGGCGAGAACGGCTACCACGCCAATATCCTGCGGCTGCAGCCTGATGCCGTGTTAGTACGCAACACCGGCGCGCTGTATTATTATCTGCGCCGCCGCCAAGAGCAGCCTGATGCTGTGCATCCTCGTCTAATCGGCGATTTCTCATTGAATATCGCCAATCATAAGGCAGTGGATCTGTTCCTTGAGGCAGGCTGTGACATGGTAACACCATCCTATGACCTGAACATTCAGCAGATGGTTGACCTGCTTGAACATAGTGATACTTCTCGTATGGAGATCGTTATTCACCAGCATTTGCCGATGTTCCACACAGAGCACTGTGTATACTGTACCTTCATGAGTGAAGGCACAGACTTTACGAACTGTGGTCGTCCATGTGAAGAGCATCGCGCTTCCCTGCAAGACCGTATTGGAATGTCACATCCAGTTCGTGTGGATGAAGGTTGCCGTAATACTGTCTATAACGCAGTTGAGCAGTCCGGTGCAGAGTATTTGAACAATTTCCGTGATCTAGGCGTATCCTCGTACCGCGTGGAGTTCCTGGAAGAGACACCAGAGCAAGTGGCTGAGGTAATTAGCCTGTACAGCCGCGCACTGCGTGGCGAAATCTCTGGTACACAGGTATGGAAGAGCTTGAAGGCTACCAACCAGCTGGGGGTAACACGGGGACAATTGGTAAACGCGAAGTAA
- a CDS encoding stalk domain-containing protein, whose amino-acid sequence MDFKVLKQGLCVILTLLLFFTILPIQAARAAEADKLQLSLKVGSTSATVNGKKVTIERPYMENGTVMVPLGVFKKTFGSTVSLEGNDVVKVTYGSHTGLMTIGSTSAWKDETKVKLSSAPRMVSGVLMVPLRFVASVLGATLSQGNGGELIITLVPADNEGDMPVDTGIDSDVGKTQIGNSYFQWTLNYPSGLIAGNSGGDESVATFSSADDLYYLEIHASDQAVSVDADGLLEQLVREVEEGGELILDRESFPKASVPYARLVSKDSSGALWESRLIYAEGRLYEIYLTDEKATHYKDLAKYAGLLSSFRPSFDIKDNKIRDLSTVKNGLSEAYNEDFGISLKVPAAWSKDDQHFYYESKQGSHLTVAVSSAPAGSTLESWAEDLKAKTQENFVADAYVFKDSMKSEISGVPAQISETQLNFGIGWTTEYQAIVLKDGYRYYFEYVTPAGQEDDKAKFKAIITSIDIDFDHMKENFGRLASDDYKTLKNKTITKVSKRYGYAIDIPRLWIPNQDVFETQSVEYRFIGGRFQINSKPEGTVDYTVNVLKDSYQNKNSDPKGPRIESIVESTFAGVPATILTVHQIKNGVPVRSKQVVFGKNEVVYTITVTLNDANATAEQQALLDKTLQSFRFTGNE is encoded by the coding sequence ATGGACTTTAAAGTTTTAAAGCAAGGGTTGTGCGTGATACTGACCTTATTATTGTTTTTTACTATATTACCGATACAAGCAGCACGGGCAGCAGAAGCAGACAAGCTACAGCTAAGTCTTAAAGTTGGCAGTACTTCAGCTACGGTGAATGGGAAGAAGGTGACTATCGAGCGGCCTTATATGGAGAACGGAACGGTCATGGTACCGCTCGGGGTTTTTAAAAAGACATTTGGCAGCACGGTTTCCTTAGAAGGAAATGATGTAGTGAAAGTAACGTACGGCTCTCATACAGGGTTGATGACAATTGGCAGTACTAGCGCCTGGAAGGATGAGACTAAAGTTAAACTCAGCTCCGCGCCTCGAATGGTTTCAGGTGTGCTGATGGTGCCGCTCCGTTTTGTAGCGAGTGTACTGGGTGCAACCCTCTCCCAAGGTAACGGTGGTGAGCTGATCATTACCTTAGTTCCTGCAGACAATGAAGGAGATATGCCAGTGGATACTGGTATTGATAGCGATGTGGGGAAGACACAAATTGGGAACAGTTATTTTCAATGGACACTAAATTATCCGTCTGGACTGATTGCTGGAAATAGCGGTGGAGATGAGAGTGTGGCTACATTCTCCAGTGCGGACGATCTTTATTATTTGGAGATCCATGCAAGTGATCAGGCGGTTTCGGTGGATGCAGATGGGCTTCTGGAGCAACTAGTTCGGGAAGTCGAGGAAGGTGGGGAGTTGATATTAGATCGAGAGTCGTTCCCTAAAGCCTCTGTACCCTATGCGCGTTTGGTTAGTAAAGATTCCAGCGGAGCACTTTGGGAAAGCAGGCTGATCTATGCGGAAGGTAGACTTTACGAGATTTATTTGACCGATGAAAAAGCCACTCATTATAAAGACTTAGCCAAATATGCGGGTTTGCTGAGTTCCTTTCGACCCTCTTTTGATATCAAGGATAACAAAATCCGTGATCTCTCTACCGTAAAGAACGGTCTGAGTGAAGCCTATAATGAGGACTTTGGCATTTCACTGAAGGTTCCTGCGGCTTGGAGTAAGGATGACCAGCATTTCTATTATGAGAGTAAACAGGGAAGTCATTTGACTGTGGCGGTCTCGTCGGCACCTGCTGGTTCTACACTAGAGAGCTGGGCTGAAGATTTGAAGGCAAAAACGCAAGAGAACTTTGTAGCGGACGCTTATGTTTTTAAGGATAGCATGAAGTCTGAAATCTCCGGCGTACCTGCACAAATAAGTGAGACACAGCTGAATTTCGGCATTGGTTGGACGACAGAATATCAGGCAATCGTGCTCAAGGATGGGTACCGTTACTATTTTGAATATGTGACACCCGCTGGACAAGAAGACGATAAGGCCAAATTTAAAGCCATTATAACCTCTATTGATATTGATTTTGATCACATGAAGGAGAACTTTGGGCGACTCGCTAGCGATGATTATAAGACGCTCAAGAATAAAACGATAACCAAAGTATCCAAAAGATACGGTTATGCCATCGACATTCCGCGTTTATGGATACCCAATCAAGATGTATTCGAGACACAGTCGGTAGAATATCGGTTCATCGGAGGACGCTTCCAGATTAATTCAAAACCAGAGGGTACCGTGGATTATACGGTTAATGTACTCAAGGATTCTTATCAAAATAAAAATAGTGATCCGAAAGGTCCTCGCATTGAAAGTATAGTGGAGTCTACCTTTGCAGGGGTTCCTGCTACAATCCTTACCGTACATCAAATCAAGAATGGTGTTCCTGTCCGCAGTAAGCAAGTTGTTTTTGGTAAAAATGAGGTGGTTTACACGATTACTGTTACGCTGAATGATGCCAATGCTACTGCAGAACAGCAAGCGCTGCTGGATAAAACGCTGCAATCGTTTCGATTTACGGGGAATGAGTAG
- a CDS encoding trypsin-like peptidase domain-containing protein: MRKGLGLLLCGVLLSGVWSESVYALGSTTKAVSAATTTQRNKIKNSTVTEDPIPGIIKNITPSVVGIIGKDDSGGNSGPDDRYNLTHGSGIIVKSNGWIVTNAHVIKDLQNAVVVTSDSKTYSVKETYLDEVSDLALIKINATSLKPARFIPSTGKTVVGEKVVAIGTPISFSLRNSATVGVISGLNREVAAAYRLIQSDTAINPGNSGGPLVNMKGEVLGINSLKYSAVGVENMGFSIPADTVQYIMNQLFKYGEVKHPSLGLVLEPSWSTIVGLPTLDPLTVTKVVSAEALKAGIAEDDVLYSIDGHRVVSLVDINEFFKTYSPGKTVRLVMQSDGDIVIRKLVLTQGDPLLSEEGSGTDGDEHTEE, translated from the coding sequence GTGAGGAAGGGATTGGGCCTGCTGCTTTGTGGTGTATTGCTGTCAGGAGTATGGAGTGAGTCGGTTTATGCGTTGGGTAGTACGACTAAGGCGGTTAGCGCGGCGACGACAACCCAGAGAAACAAAATCAAAAATTCTACAGTAACAGAAGATCCTATACCAGGAATTATTAAAAATATCACCCCCTCCGTAGTGGGCATTATCGGTAAAGACGATAGTGGCGGAAATAGCGGGCCGGATGATCGGTACAATCTGACGCATGGTTCTGGCATTATTGTGAAATCAAACGGATGGATCGTAACTAATGCACATGTCATCAAGGATCTACAGAATGCCGTAGTTGTGACGTCGGACTCCAAAACCTACAGCGTTAAAGAAACGTATCTCGATGAAGTTAGTGATCTGGCACTGATCAAAATTAATGCAACTTCCCTTAAACCTGCGAGGTTTATTCCATCGACCGGCAAAACCGTAGTTGGTGAGAAGGTAGTCGCCATCGGAACACCGATTAGCTTTTCTCTAAGGAATTCAGCGACTGTAGGGGTTATAAGTGGCCTTAACCGTGAAGTAGCTGCGGCTTATCGCCTGATCCAAAGTGACACAGCGATTAATCCCGGAAATAGCGGGGGCCCACTAGTGAATATGAAGGGCGAGGTGCTTGGAATAAACAGTCTGAAATACTCAGCAGTGGGTGTGGAGAATATGGGCTTCTCTATTCCGGCAGATACCGTGCAGTATATTATGAACCAGCTTTTTAAGTACGGTGAAGTAAAGCACCCGAGTCTTGGGCTGGTACTAGAGCCGAGCTGGTCTACGATTGTAGGATTGCCAACGCTTGATCCACTGACCGTAACCAAGGTGGTTTCTGCTGAAGCACTCAAGGCGGGGATTGCCGAAGATGATGTCTTGTATAGCATTGACGGCCACCGTGTGGTCTCACTAGTTGATATTAATGAATTCTTCAAAACCTATTCTCCAGGTAAGACAGTACGACTGGTTATGCAAAGTGATGGCGATATCGTCATCCGCAAGCTCGTGCTCACTCAGGGCGATCCCTTGTTAAGTGAAGAAGGTTCTGGAACAGATGGAGACGAGCATACGGAAGAGTGA